One segment of Takifugu rubripes chromosome 5, fTakRub1.2, whole genome shotgun sequence DNA contains the following:
- the arhgap44a gene encoding rho GTPase-activating protein 44 isoform X2, with translation MKKQFNRMRQLANQTVGRAEKTEVLSEDLLQVEKRLDLVKQVTHSTHKKLTACLQGQQGADTEKRSVKSPSKKLPLTTLAQCLIEGAAVLGDDSLLGKMLKLCGETEERLAQELIQFEFQIERDVVEPLCLVAEVDIPNIQKQRKHLAKLVLDMDSARTRYQQSSKSSSHPSSLQPGTKSESLREEMEEAANRMEICRDQLSADMYSFVAKEIDYANYFQTLIETQAEYHRKSLEILHSILPQIKAHQEAWVEKPSFGKSLEEHLNISGREIAFPIEACVTMLLECGMQEEGLFRVAPSASKLKKLKASLDCGIVDVQEYSSDPHAIAGALKSYLRELPEPLMTLELYDEWIQASNVQDMDKRLQTLMSTCEKLPTDNLNNFRYLIKFLARLSDYQDANKMTPSNMAIVLGPSLLWTHTEPNMTEMMTTLSLQIVGIIEPIIQHADWFFPGEIEFNLTGSYGSPIHTNHNSNYIPMPSPDIDQSEHKQQHDQSRRPLSVATDNMMLEFYKKDGMGVRVMDTSWVSRKGSATLARKTSSTPPGMPGSGPGDALIPEQPGELGASPLGTPPPAERLCANNVSPNRSDTSHGHPPPGEDRPPPPYPTSSCNTAQHHFYPKAPPCARPVAPGPESQPPGSPPPPLRWSGFTPPAPPPLSSSSSSSSSLDINSNPKPSCLHFPKHSPPGEILHAPPPDANASPLYIKTPLVLARHDPSLGNPPSLPSSVPPPWAACPCIRERGPPRLTSSLKSKELSPVTGHKAIQVAGPTVPPSSSPQSSSQSPHSTEHSPHTLHKGSKKLAPAPPKVPYSQSGGLSDQSTGQPSPVSLSPTPPSTPSPYGLVCPSGQMPPPSPGQTPLGTTHSLSSPPSLTGTLTKSRPAPKPRQRPSLPPPQPPTAPLGLSAPAPGPQPLEQGFLDGLSPGESMSTDIFNYEIPSINVNLDSLIDEFSGVPCRRSMAVTDSPEGGAVPEEEPQSTTL, from the exons atgaagAAGCAATTCAATCGGATGCGCCAGCTCGCCAACCAGACAGTGGGGAG GGCGGAGAAAACAGAAGTGCTGAGCGAggaccttctccag GTTGAAAAGCGTCTGGACCTCGTCAAACAGGTGACGCACAGCACTCACAAGAAGCTGACCGCCTGCCTGCAGGGTCAGCAGGGAGCTGACACAGAGAAGAGATCTGTCAAGTCCCCTTCT AAGAAACTGCCACTGACCACCCTGGCACAGTGCCTGATCGAGGGAGCGGCAGTCTTGGGGGATGACTCGCTCCTGGG GAAGATGCTGAAGCTGTGCGGAGAGACAGAGGAGCGGCTGGCCCAGGAGCTCATCCAGTTTGAGTTCCAGATAGAGAGAGATGTGGTGGAGCCTCTGTGCCTGGTTGCTGAG GTGGACATCCCCAACATCCAGAAGCAGAGGAAGCACTTAGCCAAACTAGTCTTGGACATGGATTCTGCCCGGACGAG ATATCAGCAGTCATCAAAATCGTCCAGCCACCCGAGCTCGCTGCAGCCTGGCACAAAATCCGAGTCCCtcagagaggagatggaggaggcagCCAATCGGATGGAGATTTGCAGG GACCAGCTCTCGGCAGACATGTACAGTTTTGTGGCCAAAGAAATAGACTATGCAAACTACTTCCAGACG CTGATAGAAACGCAGGCAGAATATCACAGGAAGTCATTAGAAATCCTTCACAGCATCCTGCCCCAGATTAAAGCCCACCAAG AGGCGTGGGTGGAGAAGCCGTCTTTCGGCAAGTCTCTGGAGGAGCACCTGAACATTAGCGGGAGAGAAATCGCCTTCCCCATCGAGGCCTGCGTCACCATGCTGCTCGAGTGTGGCAtgcaagaggag GGCCTCTTCAGAGTGGCGCCTTCGGCCTCCAAGTTAAAGAAGCTGAAAGCGTCGCTCGACTGCGGGATCGTGGACGTGCAGGAGTACTCCTCCGACCCGCACGCCATCGCAG GAGCTCTGAAATCATACTTGCGTGAGCTCCCTGAGCCCCTGATGACCTTAGAACTCTACGACGAGTGGATTCAGGCCTCCAA CGTCCAAGATATGGACAAGAGACTACAAACACTGATGTCCACGTGTGAAAAGCTCCCCACGGACAACTTAAACAACTTCAG GTATCTGATCAAATTCTTAGCCAGGCTCAGCGACTACCAGGACGCCAACAAGATGACCCCCAGCAACATGGCCATTGTCCTCGGCCCCAGCTTGCTTTGGACCCACACCGAGCC GAACATGACAGAGATGATGACTACGTTGTCCCTGCAGATAGTCGGCATCATCGAGCCCATCATCCAGCACGCTGACTGGTTTTTCCCCGGAG AGATCGAATTCAACTTGACCGGCAGCTACGGCAGCCCGATTCACACCaaccacaactccaactacatcCCCATGCCCTCGCCGGACATCGACCAATCAGAGCACAAGCAGCAGCACGATCAGAGCCGGCGCCCACTGAGCGTCGCCACGGACAACATGATGCTGGAGTTTTACAAGAAGGATGG CATGGGCGTCCGGGTGATGGACACTTCCTGGGTGTCCCGTAAAGGTTCGGCCACACTGGCTCGCAAGACCTCGTCCACACCTCCGGGCATGCCAGGCTCAGGCCCGGGGGACGCACTCATCCCCGAGCAGCCCGGAGAGCTCGGCGCGTCCCCGTTGGGGACACCACCACCTGCGGAGAGACTTTG CGCAAACAACGTGTCGCCCAATCGGTCGGACACCTCGCACGGCCACCCACCCCCAGGGGAGGACCGGCCGCCTCCCCCTTACCCCACCTCCTCGTGCAACACTGCCCAACACCACTTCTACCCCAAAGCCCCTCCCTGCGCTCGGCCCGTGGCACCGGGTCCAGAATCCCAGCCCCCCggctcacctcctcccccacttcGCTGGTCAGGCTTCACTCCTCCCGCCCCGCCccccttgtcctcctcctcctcctcctcctcatcacttgACATCAATTCAAACCCCAAGCCCAGCTGCCTGCACTTCCCCAAGCACAGCCCGCCTGGGGAGATCTTGCATGCGCCCCCACCAGACGCAAACGCTTCACCTCTTTACATCAAAACCCCATTGGTGCTAGCCCGCCATGACCCATCCCTTGGCAACCCCCCTAGCCTCCCTTCATCTGTGCCCCCGCCGTGGGCTGCCTGTCCATGTATCCGAGAGCGAGGACCTCCCAGGCTGACTAG TTCGCTCAAGAGTAAAGAGCTCTCCCCTGTCACTGGACACAAAGCCATCCAGGTGGCTGGTCCAACAGTCCCCCCTAGCAGCAgtccacagagcagcagccagtccCCCCATTCCACAGAACACAGTCCACACACCCTTCACAAAG GTTCCAAAAAGTTGGCCCCAGCTCCTCCCAAGGTCCCCTACAGCCAGTCTGGTGGGTTGTCTGACCAGTCCACAGGTCAGCCTTCGCCAGTCAGCCTGTCCCCAACGCCTCCCAGCACGCCTTCTCCATATGGACTGGTCTGCCCTTCAGGGCAAATGCCGCCACCTAGCCCCGGGCAGACCCCACTTGGGACAACGCACTCCCTTTCATCCCCACCGTCCCTGACTGGAACGCTCACCAAGTCACGACCTGCTCCAAAGCCCAGGCAGCGACCCAGTCTGCCCCCTCCTCAGCCACCTACAGCACCTTTGGGACTCTCTGCCCCGGCCCCGGGTCCTCAGCCCCTGGAGCAGGGCTTCCTGGACGGGCTGTCTCCTGGGGAGAGCATGTCTACAG ACATCTTCAATTACGAAATCCCCTCCATCAATGTCAATCTGGACAGCCTCATCGACGAATTCAGCGGCGTCCCGTGCAGAAGGTCCATGGCAGTGACAGACTCTCCAGAAGGGGGCGCTGTGCCTGAGGAGGAGCCCCAGAGCACCACTCTATGA
- the arhgap44a gene encoding rho GTPase-activating protein 44 isoform X1: protein MKKQFNRMRQLANQTVGRAEKTEVLSEDLLQVEKRLDLVKQVTHSTHKKLTACLQGQQGADTEKRSVKSPSKKLPLTTLAQCLIEGAAVLGDDSLLGKMLKLCGETEERLAQELIQFEFQIERDVVEPLCLVAEVDIPNIQKQRKHLAKLVLDMDSARTRYQQSSKSSSHPSSLQPGTKSESLREEMEEAANRMEICRDQLSADMYSFVAKEIDYANYFQTLIETQAEYHRKSLEILHSILPQIKAHQEAWVEKPSFGKSLEEHLNISGREIAFPIEACVTMLLECGMQEEGLFRVAPSASKLKKLKASLDCGIVDVQEYSSDPHAIAGALKSYLRELPEPLMTLELYDEWIQASNVQDMDKRLQTLMSTCEKLPTDNLNNFRYLIKFLARLSDYQDANKMTPSNMAIVLGPSLLWTHTEPNMTEMMTTLSLQIVGIIEPIIQHADWFFPGEIEFNLTGSYGSPIHTNHNSNYIPMPSPDIDQSEHKQQHDQSRRPLSVATDNMMLEFYKKDGIRKIQSMGVRVMDTSWVSRKGSATLARKTSSTPPGMPGSGPGDALIPEQPGELGASPLGTPPPAERLCANNVSPNRSDTSHGHPPPGEDRPPPPYPTSSCNTAQHHFYPKAPPCARPVAPGPESQPPGSPPPPLRWSGFTPPAPPPLSSSSSSSSSLDINSNPKPSCLHFPKHSPPGEILHAPPPDANASPLYIKTPLVLARHDPSLGNPPSLPSSVPPPWAACPCIRERGPPRLTSSLKSKELSPVTGHKAIQVAGPTVPPSSSPQSSSQSPHSTEHSPHTLHKGSKKLAPAPPKVPYSQSGGLSDQSTGQPSPVSLSPTPPSTPSPYGLVCPSGQMPPPSPGQTPLGTTHSLSSPPSLTGTLTKSRPAPKPRQRPSLPPPQPPTAPLGLSAPAPGPQPLEQGFLDGLSPGESMSTDIFNYEIPSINVNLDSLIDEFSGVPCRRSMAVTDSPEGGAVPEEEPQSTTL, encoded by the exons atgaagAAGCAATTCAATCGGATGCGCCAGCTCGCCAACCAGACAGTGGGGAG GGCGGAGAAAACAGAAGTGCTGAGCGAggaccttctccag GTTGAAAAGCGTCTGGACCTCGTCAAACAGGTGACGCACAGCACTCACAAGAAGCTGACCGCCTGCCTGCAGGGTCAGCAGGGAGCTGACACAGAGAAGAGATCTGTCAAGTCCCCTTCT AAGAAACTGCCACTGACCACCCTGGCACAGTGCCTGATCGAGGGAGCGGCAGTCTTGGGGGATGACTCGCTCCTGGG GAAGATGCTGAAGCTGTGCGGAGAGACAGAGGAGCGGCTGGCCCAGGAGCTCATCCAGTTTGAGTTCCAGATAGAGAGAGATGTGGTGGAGCCTCTGTGCCTGGTTGCTGAG GTGGACATCCCCAACATCCAGAAGCAGAGGAAGCACTTAGCCAAACTAGTCTTGGACATGGATTCTGCCCGGACGAG ATATCAGCAGTCATCAAAATCGTCCAGCCACCCGAGCTCGCTGCAGCCTGGCACAAAATCCGAGTCCCtcagagaggagatggaggaggcagCCAATCGGATGGAGATTTGCAGG GACCAGCTCTCGGCAGACATGTACAGTTTTGTGGCCAAAGAAATAGACTATGCAAACTACTTCCAGACG CTGATAGAAACGCAGGCAGAATATCACAGGAAGTCATTAGAAATCCTTCACAGCATCCTGCCCCAGATTAAAGCCCACCAAG AGGCGTGGGTGGAGAAGCCGTCTTTCGGCAAGTCTCTGGAGGAGCACCTGAACATTAGCGGGAGAGAAATCGCCTTCCCCATCGAGGCCTGCGTCACCATGCTGCTCGAGTGTGGCAtgcaagaggag GGCCTCTTCAGAGTGGCGCCTTCGGCCTCCAAGTTAAAGAAGCTGAAAGCGTCGCTCGACTGCGGGATCGTGGACGTGCAGGAGTACTCCTCCGACCCGCACGCCATCGCAG GAGCTCTGAAATCATACTTGCGTGAGCTCCCTGAGCCCCTGATGACCTTAGAACTCTACGACGAGTGGATTCAGGCCTCCAA CGTCCAAGATATGGACAAGAGACTACAAACACTGATGTCCACGTGTGAAAAGCTCCCCACGGACAACTTAAACAACTTCAG GTATCTGATCAAATTCTTAGCCAGGCTCAGCGACTACCAGGACGCCAACAAGATGACCCCCAGCAACATGGCCATTGTCCTCGGCCCCAGCTTGCTTTGGACCCACACCGAGCC GAACATGACAGAGATGATGACTACGTTGTCCCTGCAGATAGTCGGCATCATCGAGCCCATCATCCAGCACGCTGACTGGTTTTTCCCCGGAG AGATCGAATTCAACTTGACCGGCAGCTACGGCAGCCCGATTCACACCaaccacaactccaactacatcCCCATGCCCTCGCCGGACATCGACCAATCAGAGCACAAGCAGCAGCACGATCAGAGCCGGCGCCCACTGAGCGTCGCCACGGACAACATGATGCTGGAGTTTTACAAGAAGGATGG CATTAGGAAGATACAAAG CATGGGCGTCCGGGTGATGGACACTTCCTGGGTGTCCCGTAAAGGTTCGGCCACACTGGCTCGCAAGACCTCGTCCACACCTCCGGGCATGCCAGGCTCAGGCCCGGGGGACGCACTCATCCCCGAGCAGCCCGGAGAGCTCGGCGCGTCCCCGTTGGGGACACCACCACCTGCGGAGAGACTTTG CGCAAACAACGTGTCGCCCAATCGGTCGGACACCTCGCACGGCCACCCACCCCCAGGGGAGGACCGGCCGCCTCCCCCTTACCCCACCTCCTCGTGCAACACTGCCCAACACCACTTCTACCCCAAAGCCCCTCCCTGCGCTCGGCCCGTGGCACCGGGTCCAGAATCCCAGCCCCCCggctcacctcctcccccacttcGCTGGTCAGGCTTCACTCCTCCCGCCCCGCCccccttgtcctcctcctcctcctcctcctcatcacttgACATCAATTCAAACCCCAAGCCCAGCTGCCTGCACTTCCCCAAGCACAGCCCGCCTGGGGAGATCTTGCATGCGCCCCCACCAGACGCAAACGCTTCACCTCTTTACATCAAAACCCCATTGGTGCTAGCCCGCCATGACCCATCCCTTGGCAACCCCCCTAGCCTCCCTTCATCTGTGCCCCCGCCGTGGGCTGCCTGTCCATGTATCCGAGAGCGAGGACCTCCCAGGCTGACTAG TTCGCTCAAGAGTAAAGAGCTCTCCCCTGTCACTGGACACAAAGCCATCCAGGTGGCTGGTCCAACAGTCCCCCCTAGCAGCAgtccacagagcagcagccagtccCCCCATTCCACAGAACACAGTCCACACACCCTTCACAAAG GTTCCAAAAAGTTGGCCCCAGCTCCTCCCAAGGTCCCCTACAGCCAGTCTGGTGGGTTGTCTGACCAGTCCACAGGTCAGCCTTCGCCAGTCAGCCTGTCCCCAACGCCTCCCAGCACGCCTTCTCCATATGGACTGGTCTGCCCTTCAGGGCAAATGCCGCCACCTAGCCCCGGGCAGACCCCACTTGGGACAACGCACTCCCTTTCATCCCCACCGTCCCTGACTGGAACGCTCACCAAGTCACGACCTGCTCCAAAGCCCAGGCAGCGACCCAGTCTGCCCCCTCCTCAGCCACCTACAGCACCTTTGGGACTCTCTGCCCCGGCCCCGGGTCCTCAGCCCCTGGAGCAGGGCTTCCTGGACGGGCTGTCTCCTGGGGAGAGCATGTCTACAG ACATCTTCAATTACGAAATCCCCTCCATCAATGTCAATCTGGACAGCCTCATCGACGAATTCAGCGGCGTCCCGTGCAGAAGGTCCATGGCAGTGACAGACTCTCCAGAAGGGGGCGCTGTGCCTGAGGAGGAGCCCCAGAGCACCACTCTATGA
- the arhgap44a gene encoding rho GTPase-activating protein 44 isoform X3: MKKQFNRMRQLANQTVGRAEKTEVLSEDLLQVEKRLDLVKQVTHSTHKKLTACLQGQQGADTEKRSVKSPSKKLPLTTLAQCLIEGAAVLGDDSLLGKMLKLCGETEERLAQELIQFEFQIERDVVEPLCLVAEVDIPNIQKQRKHLAKLVLDMDSARTRYQQSSKSSSHPSSLQPGTKSESLREEMEEAANRMEICRDQLSADMYSFVAKEIDYANYFQTLIETQAEYHRKSLEILHSILPQIKAHQEAWVEKPSFGKSLEEHLNISGREIAFPIEACVTMLLECGMQEEGLFRVAPSASKLKKLKASLDCGIVDVQEYSSDPHAIAGALKSYLRELPEPLMTLELYDEWIQASNVQDMDKRLQTLMSTCEKLPTDNLNNFRYLIKFLARLSDYQDANKMTPSNMAIVLGPSLLWTHTEPNMTEMMTTLSLQIVGIIEPIIQHADWFFPGEIEFNLTGSYGSPIHTNHNSNYIPMPSPDIDQSEHKQQHDQSRRPLSVATDNMMLEFYKKDGIRKIQSMGVRVMDTSWVSRKGSATLARKTSSTPPGMPGSGPGDALIPEQPGELGASPLGTPPPAERLCANNVSPNRSDTSHGHPPPGEDRPPPPYPTSSCNTAQHHFYPKAPPCARPVAPGPESQPPGSPPPPLRWSGFTPPAPPPLSSSSSSSSSLDINSNPKPSCLHFPKHSPPGEILHAPPPDANASPLYIKTPLVLARHDPSLGNPPSLPSSVPPPWAACPCIRERGPPRLTSSLKSKELSPVTGHKAIQVAGPTVPPSSSPQSSSQSPHSTEHSPHTLHKGSKKLAPAPPKVPYSQSGGLSDQSTGQPSPVSLSPTPPSTPSPYGLVCPSGQMPPPSPGQTPLGTTHSLSSPPSLTGTLTKSRPAPKPRQRPSLPPPQPPTAPLGLSAPAPGPQPLEQGFLDGLSPGESMSTAV; the protein is encoded by the exons atgaagAAGCAATTCAATCGGATGCGCCAGCTCGCCAACCAGACAGTGGGGAG GGCGGAGAAAACAGAAGTGCTGAGCGAggaccttctccag GTTGAAAAGCGTCTGGACCTCGTCAAACAGGTGACGCACAGCACTCACAAGAAGCTGACCGCCTGCCTGCAGGGTCAGCAGGGAGCTGACACAGAGAAGAGATCTGTCAAGTCCCCTTCT AAGAAACTGCCACTGACCACCCTGGCACAGTGCCTGATCGAGGGAGCGGCAGTCTTGGGGGATGACTCGCTCCTGGG GAAGATGCTGAAGCTGTGCGGAGAGACAGAGGAGCGGCTGGCCCAGGAGCTCATCCAGTTTGAGTTCCAGATAGAGAGAGATGTGGTGGAGCCTCTGTGCCTGGTTGCTGAG GTGGACATCCCCAACATCCAGAAGCAGAGGAAGCACTTAGCCAAACTAGTCTTGGACATGGATTCTGCCCGGACGAG ATATCAGCAGTCATCAAAATCGTCCAGCCACCCGAGCTCGCTGCAGCCTGGCACAAAATCCGAGTCCCtcagagaggagatggaggaggcagCCAATCGGATGGAGATTTGCAGG GACCAGCTCTCGGCAGACATGTACAGTTTTGTGGCCAAAGAAATAGACTATGCAAACTACTTCCAGACG CTGATAGAAACGCAGGCAGAATATCACAGGAAGTCATTAGAAATCCTTCACAGCATCCTGCCCCAGATTAAAGCCCACCAAG AGGCGTGGGTGGAGAAGCCGTCTTTCGGCAAGTCTCTGGAGGAGCACCTGAACATTAGCGGGAGAGAAATCGCCTTCCCCATCGAGGCCTGCGTCACCATGCTGCTCGAGTGTGGCAtgcaagaggag GGCCTCTTCAGAGTGGCGCCTTCGGCCTCCAAGTTAAAGAAGCTGAAAGCGTCGCTCGACTGCGGGATCGTGGACGTGCAGGAGTACTCCTCCGACCCGCACGCCATCGCAG GAGCTCTGAAATCATACTTGCGTGAGCTCCCTGAGCCCCTGATGACCTTAGAACTCTACGACGAGTGGATTCAGGCCTCCAA CGTCCAAGATATGGACAAGAGACTACAAACACTGATGTCCACGTGTGAAAAGCTCCCCACGGACAACTTAAACAACTTCAG GTATCTGATCAAATTCTTAGCCAGGCTCAGCGACTACCAGGACGCCAACAAGATGACCCCCAGCAACATGGCCATTGTCCTCGGCCCCAGCTTGCTTTGGACCCACACCGAGCC GAACATGACAGAGATGATGACTACGTTGTCCCTGCAGATAGTCGGCATCATCGAGCCCATCATCCAGCACGCTGACTGGTTTTTCCCCGGAG AGATCGAATTCAACTTGACCGGCAGCTACGGCAGCCCGATTCACACCaaccacaactccaactacatcCCCATGCCCTCGCCGGACATCGACCAATCAGAGCACAAGCAGCAGCACGATCAGAGCCGGCGCCCACTGAGCGTCGCCACGGACAACATGATGCTGGAGTTTTACAAGAAGGATGG CATTAGGAAGATACAAAG CATGGGCGTCCGGGTGATGGACACTTCCTGGGTGTCCCGTAAAGGTTCGGCCACACTGGCTCGCAAGACCTCGTCCACACCTCCGGGCATGCCAGGCTCAGGCCCGGGGGACGCACTCATCCCCGAGCAGCCCGGAGAGCTCGGCGCGTCCCCGTTGGGGACACCACCACCTGCGGAGAGACTTTG CGCAAACAACGTGTCGCCCAATCGGTCGGACACCTCGCACGGCCACCCACCCCCAGGGGAGGACCGGCCGCCTCCCCCTTACCCCACCTCCTCGTGCAACACTGCCCAACACCACTTCTACCCCAAAGCCCCTCCCTGCGCTCGGCCCGTGGCACCGGGTCCAGAATCCCAGCCCCCCggctcacctcctcccccacttcGCTGGTCAGGCTTCACTCCTCCCGCCCCGCCccccttgtcctcctcctcctcctcctcctcatcacttgACATCAATTCAAACCCCAAGCCCAGCTGCCTGCACTTCCCCAAGCACAGCCCGCCTGGGGAGATCTTGCATGCGCCCCCACCAGACGCAAACGCTTCACCTCTTTACATCAAAACCCCATTGGTGCTAGCCCGCCATGACCCATCCCTTGGCAACCCCCCTAGCCTCCCTTCATCTGTGCCCCCGCCGTGGGCTGCCTGTCCATGTATCCGAGAGCGAGGACCTCCCAGGCTGACTAG TTCGCTCAAGAGTAAAGAGCTCTCCCCTGTCACTGGACACAAAGCCATCCAGGTGGCTGGTCCAACAGTCCCCCCTAGCAGCAgtccacagagcagcagccagtccCCCCATTCCACAGAACACAGTCCACACACCCTTCACAAAG GTTCCAAAAAGTTGGCCCCAGCTCCTCCCAAGGTCCCCTACAGCCAGTCTGGTGGGTTGTCTGACCAGTCCACAGGTCAGCCTTCGCCAGTCAGCCTGTCCCCAACGCCTCCCAGCACGCCTTCTCCATATGGACTGGTCTGCCCTTCAGGGCAAATGCCGCCACCTAGCCCCGGGCAGACCCCACTTGGGACAACGCACTCCCTTTCATCCCCACCGTCCCTGACTGGAACGCTCACCAAGTCACGACCTGCTCCAAAGCCCAGGCAGCGACCCAGTCTGCCCCCTCCTCAGCCACCTACAGCACCTTTGGGACTCTCTGCCCCGGCCCCGGGTCCTCAGCCCCTGGAGCAGGGCTTCCTGGACGGGCTGTCTCCTGGGGAGAGCATGTCTACAG ctgtgtga